DNA sequence from the Paenibacillus azoreducens genome:
GGGTTCATCAGCGGGCAGCCGTTTTTCGCATACATCACCGGGTCAATAACGATGTTGGCGGGAGCATATTGTTTTAGCTTTTCTGCTACAGCTTCCATGCATTCGGGCTGCGGGAGCATGCCTATTTTCACGGCATCCACTTCTATATCCTCAAAAACGGCATCGATTTGTTTTTCAATAATATCCGGCCTGATGTCCTGAAGGTCAATGACCCTGCTCGTATTTTCCGCTACCACCGACACAATGACGCTCATTCCAAAAACGCCATGAGCCGAAAAGGTTTTTAAGTCGGCTTGAATTCCGGCGCCCCCGCTGCAATCCGAACCGGCAATACTGAGTACTTTTTTCATGACCAAAACTCCTTTTCCGTTTGAAATTAAATAACCCCGCAAAGTGAAGCCTATGCTTCGATACTTATTCCAAATACTTAGCGGAGACCCAAAAAACTTGTAAATTCTATAAAATAAGAAAAACGTCTATCGACGTATTTTCATAGAAGACAGACCGCGCTTAGAGATAGTTTTTCTTGCGATTATAGAATTGTTCAGCTTCGCTGAAAATTTATAAATTCTATAATCTTAAAAAAAGCCCTTGTCCAATTTTGGGCAAGGGTAAAACAACATAGATCCAAGTGTCATTTGCTTCCCTACGCCAGTATTAACTAACAGGTTCAAAGGGTCAGGTTTTAACCTTCTCAACTGCGAACAGTCCCCCCGCAAAACAAATAGTCATATTCAGTTTTAGCTGATTGAAATAAAAAAGAGCGCTTCCCCAGGTTCATTGAAAGCGCTCTAATCAAATACATATAATAGACGTATGTAAATGATTTGCTTCCCTACGCCGGTATTAACCAACAGGTTCAAAGGGTCAGGTTTTACCTTCTCAACTGCGAACAGTCCCCCCGCAAATGACTATATATATTACAACACGCGTATTTTAAAAAGTCAAACTGGAAGATTCAAAATCCAATTCTCCGCATCATCCTTGGTTTCAAAAACTCTAAATTGATTAGATGTATCATTCAAGATTGGGAAAGGCCGATGTTTACTTAAACCCATCTATAATTTCATGAATTTGTTTAATATGTCTTTGTTCATGCAAGTAAAGTGATTTAACCCATTCAATCAATAACATCTCTTTAAAGACTGGATGCATTGAATGTCTTCGACTTAACGCTGATGGATCTTCGAGCGCGTTTAACATGTCAAATAACTTCTGCCTGGAATGATTGAGTTTTGCAATGATTTCTTCATATTCCAAAATATCATCCGTTGGTTTTGCGATGTCAGGAGCTTCTAACTTTTTACTTCGATCAAGCAGAAAATCTAATGGTTTATTTTCTATAAGTGAATCTTCTTTGCTCTTTAATCCTCTTCGTATTGCCGCAACATATAACTCTTCTGTTCTAGACAGATGTTGACATACCTGACTTATACTCCAGCTGGATGAGTCTTTCTTCGTGTTCAATTCGTTTTCACTCAATCCACTAAGTATTCCTAGTAACTCGTTTCTTGTTTCTTTTAATTCGGGAATGATTTCTTGAAGTTCCATGGAAAACGCCCCTTTTTTAAGATTTTAGAATTTATAAATTTTCTTGCTACGCTGAACAATTCTATAATCGCAAGAAAAACATCCGCTAAATGCGGTCTGTCTTCCTAGAAAGTACGTCGATAGACGTTTTTCTTATTTTTTGCGTGTATTTCATATAACCTCCGTACGAGTGGCACCAAATTTAATTTTTTATGTATTCAAGACCTATTAATTTATGTATTCGCAACCTTCGAGAAATATCCTCTAATGGATAAATCTGGGATGGTTATTTTAGCAATGTTTTTTCCATGCTCCAAATCCCTTCATACAGAGAAATAACTAGAAATTCTCGCCAGGGCCTTTCATTCAAAATCAACTTGTTGTATAATCCATAACAAAATAACGTTAGATGGTGATCGAATGACAAATAATTATTCTATATCCATAGAACAATATCCGGCATATGAGTTAATTGTGAGCTTGTATACATTCATTTACAACCGCAAGCTGAAAACAATCGACTTAAAAGACCAATGGGTCAAAGAAACCAAAGGAAATTTACCGCCCCATTTAATCTGCAAGTTGGAAGACGAAAGATGGGAAGTTTTACACCGCATTGTGTTATTAATTTCGCAGTGCAGCGAAAAAGAAACGGTGGATGCCTTTTTAAAATGGTTTGAAGGAGTTTCCGCAGGTGAGCTCTATGAAAGATTAGCCCCTTGGGTGGATACGATTTCGACCGATTTGGGAACGATCCGCGATAAAACAGTGGAGATTCTTCATGAATGGAATGAATATTACTTTAAGAATGTTAAGCCTGCGATCCATGCTTTATTAAAACAAGATGCCAAAGACAAACATGGCAAAGTCGGTTCTTATCAACCCATCGACCTCATTGAAGAGGCCACAAATGGACTCAGAATCGAAAAGTCGGACCAGTTAAACCGGGTTGTACTAATCCCGCAATATCACTGCTCGCCCGTCACGATTTTGGATTTTTTCAATGGCATCGCGACATGTCTATATCCCGTAAGGAATCCTTCTGAATTTGACCCAACCAAAGAAATGATTAGCGCTTTGCAATGCCTGGGAGACGAAACAAGGCTGAAAATGTTACTGTATGTGGCGGAGCAGCCCCGAACATTGATCGATCTTCATAAACATTTCGGGTTAGCCAAAAGTACAATTCATCATCATATTGCCCATTTAAGGCGTGAAGGAGCAATTCGCAGTCATTTCATGGGAAGCTCGACGCCTGCATTTTACAGCTTAAGAAAGAGTTTTATCTCGAAATTCTCAGATGATTTTACAAAATTGTTTGAGAATCATGGGGAAGCTCAGGTATGAAAAAGCTAAAATGTTATTTAAAAGAATACCATCCGATCGTACACAGTTTAATATTTGGAACAGTCCTGATCTCGTTAACAAGTTCGATGAGTCTGCCTTTTTTGGCTATCTATTTAAGCGGCTTTAAAGAACTCAGTTTCTCCAAAATCGGTTTCATTATTGGTGTAGGCTCATTAGCCGGTACTTTCTGCGGCCTGATCGGAGGGGTATTGTCCGATTTTATCGGAAGGAATAAACTGTTAATTCTTTCATTGCTGGGATTAGGCGTTGCTTTCATAGGCTTTATTTCTACCTCCAACCTTGGTTTATTAATTAGCTTTAGTATCGTTAGAGGGGTTTCCCAAGCCTTTTTCGGGACCATATCCAAAGCATTAATGGCTGACTTCACTCCGGAATCCAAAAGATTTCGGATGTTCTCCAACCGCTATTTCGCCTCCAATTTGGGATTTGCAGCCGGTCCCGTCATCGGAGCATTGCTCGGAATCGGCGGCAATATGATTGCTTTTGTATTGACGTCGGTCATTTACTTTGGTTACGCGTTGTCTTTAATGATGATGCTAAAATCCGTTCCTAATAGCGGTTCTAAAGCAGAGGTTCATGACGAAGAACGCATTCATCCATCTCTTTTATGGAAGGTCCTGCGAAGTGATGTCCCTTTGCTGCTTTTTATCATCGGAGGCATCCTGTTAACTACGGTCCATGGCCAAATGTCAGTCACACTCTCGCAATATTTGCAAGACCATTTCATGGATGGGGTCACTTTGTTCGCTCTGCTAATGAGCTTAAATGGGGTCACGGTCATTCTCTTTCAACTTCCATTGTCGAGATGGTCGGAACGATACAGCTTATTTCATAGAATTCTGCTTGGATGCATTTTGTTCGCATGCGGGGAAATTGGTTTTGCCTTTTCTTCTAACTGGGCTTTGTTCATCGTTTCCATGTTCATTTTCACACTCGGCGAAATCCTTGTCATACCGGCTGAATATGCTCAGGTGGATGAAATAACTCCAAATGAATTAAGAGGTACGTATTATGGCGCGCAAAGTTTAAATGAATTTGGCAATTTCCTTGGACCATGGTTTGGAGGAGTGCTCTTAACCCGGTACAATGGAACCGTTATGTTTCTTTTTATGGGCTGCGTCTCTCTGGTAAGCGTGTATTTCTTTTTTGCAGGTAAAAGAAGATATAACAAGAAAACAAAGTCGGCAATCGATTCAGGGAAATTTTTCGCATAATATTTTTCCGGTCCGCTGAGCTAATGAGGACGAAAATCACCCCCATTTTGAGCGGATACATTCCGCTTCGTTCACCATTCTTTCGATTAATTCGGCTACCGTCGGAATGTCGTGAATCATGCCCGTAACCTGGCCCGCCCAGCCAAAACCTTTTTCCTTGATCCCGTCGTGAATCCAGCGTTTGTTGGCTTCGCCGCTAATAAAATCTTTAAGCGCCTCATACGTAGGCGTCGCGCGCTCGATTGCCAGAATATGATCGACGTAGGCGTTTCGCAATACTCTGGCAGGGGCGCCGATTGAACGCTTGATGACAGTTGTATCTGTCTCCGCGCTTTCGATCAGGGCATTTTTATAAGATGCCGAGGCATCCACACATTCAACGGTGGCGATAAAACGCGTCCCCATTTCGATCCCCTCCGCTCCAAGGGCATGAGCCGCCATCCATCCGCGGCCATCTCCGATACCGCCTGAGGCAACTACGGGGATTTGCACGGCATCGACGACCTGAGGCACGAGTACCATGGTTCCAATGTCGTCTCGTCCTAAATGCCCCCCTCCCTCCTGCCCGACGACAATGACGGCAGAGGCGCCAAGCTGTTCCGCTTTTTGCGCCTGTCTGCGCGAAGAAACGAGCACCATCGTTTTAATATCCGTGGATTGCATTTTCTTTAAAATCGCGGTAGGATTGCCTCCGGTAATGGTCACGACGGGTATTTGCTCTTCAATAACCGCCTCTACCCGATCCTCATAACCGGAGCCATGCATCCCGAAAGCAAAGTTGACTCCGAATGGTTTATCGGTAAGCGTGCGTGCCCGCCGTATTTCTGTACGCAGGGCATTGGCGTCCGGAAGGCTCATGGCCGTGATTTGCCCCAAACCTCCCGCATTCGAAACTGCCGCCGCAAGATC
Encoded proteins:
- a CDS encoding DinB family protein, giving the protein MELQEIIPELKETRNELLGILSGLSENELNTKKDSSSWSISQVCQHLSRTEELYVAAIRRGLKSKEDSLIENKPLDFLLDRSKKLEAPDIAKPTDDILEYEEIIAKLNHSRQKLFDMLNALEDPSALSRRHSMHPVFKEMLLIEWVKSLYLHEQRHIKQIHEIIDGFK
- a CDS encoding ArsR/SmtB family transcription factor, which codes for MTNNYSISIEQYPAYELIVSLYTFIYNRKLKTIDLKDQWVKETKGNLPPHLICKLEDERWEVLHRIVLLISQCSEKETVDAFLKWFEGVSAGELYERLAPWVDTISTDLGTIRDKTVEILHEWNEYYFKNVKPAIHALLKQDAKDKHGKVGSYQPIDLIEEATNGLRIEKSDQLNRVVLIPQYHCSPVTILDFFNGIATCLYPVRNPSEFDPTKEMISALQCLGDETRLKMLLYVAEQPRTLIDLHKHFGLAKSTIHHHIAHLRREGAIRSHFMGSSTPAFYSLRKSFISKFSDDFTKLFENHGEAQV
- a CDS encoding MDR family MFS transporter, with the translated sequence MKKLKCYLKEYHPIVHSLIFGTVLISLTSSMSLPFLAIYLSGFKELSFSKIGFIIGVGSLAGTFCGLIGGVLSDFIGRNKLLILSLLGLGVAFIGFISTSNLGLLISFSIVRGVSQAFFGTISKALMADFTPESKRFRMFSNRYFASNLGFAAGPVIGALLGIGGNMIAFVLTSVIYFGYALSLMMMLKSVPNSGSKAEVHDEERIHPSLLWKVLRSDVPLLLFIIGGILLTTVHGQMSVTLSQYLQDHFMDGVTLFALLMSLNGVTVILFQLPLSRWSERYSLFHRILLGCILFACGEIGFAFSSNWALFIVSMFIFTLGEILVIPAEYAQVDEITPNELRGTYYGAQSLNEFGNFLGPWFGGVLLTRYNGTVMFLFMGCVSLVSVYFFFAGKRRYNKKTKSAIDSGKFFA
- a CDS encoding NAD(P)H-dependent flavin oxidoreductase, with the translated sequence MKWSTRLTELLQIKYPIVQGGLAYLAYADLAAAVSNAGGLGQITAMSLPDANALRTEIRRARTLTDKPFGVNFAFGMHGSGYEDRVEAVIEEQIPVVTITGGNPTAILKKMQSTDIKTMVLVSSRRQAQKAEQLGASAVIVVGQEGGGHLGRDDIGTMVLVPQVVDAVQIPVVASGGIGDGRGWMAAHALGAEGIEMGTRFIATVECVDASASYKNALIESAETDTTVIKRSIGAPARVLRNAYVDHILAIERATPTYEALKDFISGEANKRWIHDGIKEKGFGWAGQVTGMIHDIPTVAELIERMVNEAECIRSKWG